One window of Branchiostoma lanceolatum isolate klBraLanc5 chromosome 6, klBraLanc5.hap2, whole genome shotgun sequence genomic DNA carries:
- the LOC136436634 gene encoding protein KIBRA-like isoform X1, with the protein MHRTNGELPLPPGWQEARDLDGKVYFIDHNTRTTTWVDPRDRHTKPQTFADCIGNELPFGWEEVYDPQVGVYYIDHNTGNNQLEDPREQWRGEQERMLKDYLVTAHQALECKQEIYNIKQERLALAQDEFQHLNDALHGWRSSTSLCSSSSTASTKYDPDLLKAEVATARTRVGRLKREVDQMRSELYYKQKGVDTLQAVEAKMVDGHGNYQRDEAQAIMEELRAIQKNLTLREKEKADLMQSLARLKELFRGSAENLQASSCSLNLYDSSSSLAARSNTASQTDVTGESFQSLGAKLAERARLRLQYDEAKRRVARLQTDLSEIDDQVLPGVADCDKDRLLLISEKEKLLKELKSVNPRKRTEEDREKLADKKRHLEEELNNAKEMSNRVISDRLKLQEKRNTLLQQLQEATRLLTYLETQIKSISTSTLSISSGSSRGSLSNASSRGSLSAASSKGSLSSLSFTDIYGAPQNDISFRDLNQKVEGLLQGGFIERFRTSISPIHENQVSGASSTDTPISQGPTLQINSKPNDTPKSLTSLSPRSSLSSLSPPGSPSGADNGATDLFPAVGGEFDQSQVEAKLAELRLMESQANLENASNGNSCPNTNTDSSRTVGCSTDLELDFSRPMDINNIINSPLSPISEGIAGVDFPESEESAHLSAGNPRSVSAAISDESVAGDSGVFEASTKRPGEIDEVFCDNEINLESAQVQVGLKYDFTEGQLSIRVEQIRNLSALNVEQGNQICVRAALLPCPPNANFTFATKSTSDLANPVFNELFSLPVMENTLYTKTLQMHIWALGSDQEEDCLGCAQISLADFDATCGPAGTVRWYNLLNFKFLQCESRKCSGGSLSDCPQTSTPVILEEPAEQSDSVGSEVSRPHPTIAEEDAVAATQEQDNSLHRSSPLQIIEEVLQAGLDDTLTPRGGSDTPTPQDCKRFTQEENSPSRETDTPTPGSQAQMGTQPTLDDIIMCDKETNTEQLLSPDDAVHKGRAKRSDPLRNSTIVRSKTFSPGNRVNKQSGQYVCKLNRSDSDSSMPQYKKGPFIRNSMERRSMRWKKNMQQAASKAQKDKSSKRTSLDLELDLQAFRTKQAQIEEEIVRLKEIKQRLEEHQTRGDGRLPNWVSENELMQRLLVDAEKQLARRMGECAEEERKRQEFLKRANKEMARLRKQSSKDQPEKASFREKMAFFTSVNINVPLPTLPADDV; encoded by the exons GCACACAAAACCTCAGACATTTGCAGACTGCATAGGAAATG AGCTACCTTTTGGTTGGGAGGAGGTGTACGACCCTCAGGTGGGGGTGTACTACATAGACCACAACACCGGCAACAACCAATTGGAGGATCCCCGAGAGCAATGGAGAGGAGAGCAGGAGAGGATGCTTAAGGACTACCTGGTCACCGCGCATCAGGCGCTGGAG TGTAAGCAAGAAATCTACAACATCAAGCAAGAAAGATTGGCGCTGGCACAAGATGAG TTCCAGCACCTGAATGACGCTCTCCATGGCTGGAGGTCAAGTACAAGCT TGTGTTCCTCCTCATCGACAGCCAGCACCAAGTATGACCCTGACCTGCTCAAGGCAGAGGTGGCCACAGCCAGAACACGG GTTGGGAGACTCAAACGAGAGGTGGACCAGATGCGGTCGGAGCTGTACTACAAACAGAAGGGGGTGGACACACTACAAGC AGTTGAAGCAAAGATGGTGGACGGACACGGTAACTACCAGCGCGACGAGGCGCAGGCGATCATGGAGGAGCTGCGAGCGATCCAGAAGAACCTGACTCTGCGGGAGAAGGAGAAGGCGGACCTGATGCAGTCCTTGGCACGTCTGAAGGAGCTGTTCCGGGGCAGCGCTGAGAACCTGCAGGCCAGCAGCTGTTCCCTGAACCTGTACGACAGCAGCAGCTCGCTCGCCGCCAGGTCCAACACAGCGTCGCAGACAGACGTCACAGGAGAG TCATTCCAGTCACTTGGTGCCAAGCTAGCAGAGAGAGCACGGCTCAGGCTACAGTACGATGAAGCCAAGAGAAG AGTCGCTAGATTACAAACGGACCTGTCAGAGATCGACGACCAGGTGTTACCGGGCGTCGCCGACTGTGACAAGGACCGGCTGCTGCTCATCTCCGAGAAGGAGAAGCTCCTGAAGGAGCTGAAGAGTGTCAACCCTCGGAAAAGGACCGAGGAGGACCGGGAAAAGCTGGCGGATAAGAAGCGCCACCTAGAGGAGGAACTGAACAATGCAAAGGAGATGTCAAACAGGGTCATATCTGATAG GTTAAAGTTACAAGAGAAGAGGAACACTCTATTGCAGCAGCTGCAGGAAGCCACAAGACTGCTCACTTACCTGGAAACACAGATCAAGAG CATTTCAACAAGTACGCTGTCCATTTCCTCGGGATCGTCCAGAGGGTCCTTAAGTAACGCGTCCAGTCGAGGTTCCCTCTCTGCCGCGTCCAGTAAAGGCTCGCTGAGCTCCCTCAGTTTCACCGACATCTACGGAGCTCCGCAGAACGATATCAGCTTCAGAGACCTCAACCAAAAG GTGGAGGGTCTGTTACAAGGAGGATTTATCGAGAGATTCCGAACATCGATTTCCCCCATTCATGAGAACCAGGTGTCTGGAGCCTCCTCCACGGACACACCCATTTCCCAGGGACCAACTCTTCAAATTAATAGCAAACCAAACGACACGCCCAAGTCGTTGACCTCGTTATCACCGCGTTCCTCGTTATCTTCCCTCTCGCCGCCTGGGTCTCCCTCCGGAGCGGACAACGGCGCGACAGACTTGTTTCCTGCGGTGGGCGGGGAGTTCGACCAATCGCAGGTGGAAGCTAAGCTTGCGGAACTCAGACTGATGGAGTCTCAGGCAAACTTGGAAAACGCGTCAAACGGGAACAGTTGCCCGAACACGAACACAGACTCCTCGAGAACTGTCGGGTGCAGCACAGACTTGGAACTGGACTTCTCGCGACCCATGGACATTAACAACATTATCAACAGTCCCTTGAGTCCTATTAGTGAGGGTATAGCAG GTGTGGACTTCCCGGAGTCAGAGGAGTCCGCCCACCTGTCCGCAGGAAATCCTCGCAGCGTCTCCGCTGCCATCTCGGACGAGTCTGTCGCTGGCGACAGCGGTGTCTTTGAGGCTTCCACGAAAAG GCCGGGAGAGATTGACGAGGTGTTCTGTGACAATGAGATTAACCTAGAATCAGCACAAGTACAAGTAGGACTCAAGTACGACTTCACAGAAGGCCAGTTAAGCATCAGAGTGGAACAGATCCGTAACCTCTCAGCATTAAACGTGGAGCAGGGCAACCAGAT TTGTGTCCGTGCGGCCCTGCTGCCCTGCCCACCCAACGCCAACTTCACCTTTGCCACCAAGTCAACCTCTGACCTTGCCAACCCTGTGTTTAACGAGCTGTTCTCGCTGCCCGTGATGGAGAACACGCTCTACACCAAGACGCTGCAGATGCACATCTGGGCTCTCGGCAGCGATCAGGAAGAGGACTGTCTG GGCTGTGCCCAGATCAGCCTGGCAGACTTTGATGCCACGTGCGGACCGGCGGGCACGGTACGGTGGTACAACCTCCTCAACTTCAAGTTCCTGCAGTGCGAGAGCCGCAAGTGCAGCGGGGGGTCCCTGTCCGACTGTCCGCAGACCTCCACTCCCGTG ATTCTGGAGGAGCCAGCTGAGCAGTCGGACTCGGTCGGTAGTGAAGTGAGCAGGCCTCACCCCACCATCGCAGAGGAGGACGCCGTGGCAGCCACACAGGAACAGGACAACTCCCTGCACAGAAGCTCCCCCTTGCAGATCATCGAGGAAGTGCTGCAGGCTGGTTTAGACGACACACTCACCCCCAGGGGAGGCAGCGACACACCGACACCGCAGGACTGTAAGAGGTTCACTCAGGAGGAGAATTCCCCGTCGCGGGAAACAGACACGCCAACGCCGGGCAGCCAGGCGCAGATGGGGACCCAGCCCACGTTAGACGATATTATAATGTGTGATAAG GAGACCAACACAGAACAGCTGCTGTCCCCAGACGATGCTGTCCACAAAGGCAGGGCCAAGCGCAGCGACCCGCTGAGGAACAGCACGATCGTCCGCTCCAAAACATTCTCACCTGGCAACCGCGTCAACAAACAGTCAGGGCAGTATGTCTGCAAG TTGAACCGCAGCGACAGTGACAGCTCCATGCCGCAGTACAAAAAGGGGCCGTTTATCCGCAACTCCATGGAGAGAAGAAGCATGaggtggaagaaaaacatg CAACAAGCTGCATCAAAGGCCCAGAAGGACAAGAGCAGCAAGAGGACGTCCTTAGACCTGGAGCTGGACCTGCAGGCCTTCCGCACCAAGCAG gCTCAGATTGAGGAGGAGATTGTGCGTCTTAAGGAGATCAAACAGCGTCTGGAGGAGCACCAGACCCGCGGGGACGGGCGGCTGCCCAACTGGGTCAGCGAGAACGAGCTCATGCAGAGACTTCTGGTGGACGCCGAGAAACAG CTGGCCCGGAGAATGGGGGAGTGCGCAGAAGAGGAAAGGAAGAGACAGGAGTTCTTGAAACGAGCCAATAAGGAGATGGCGCGCCTCCGCAAACAGAGCAGCAAGGACCAGCCTGAGAAGGCTTCCTTCAG GGAGAAGATGGCATTCTTCACATCAGTCAACATTAACGTGCCACTGCCAACCTTGCCGGCTGATGACGTTTGA
- the LOC136436634 gene encoding protein WWC2-like isoform X2, whose amino-acid sequence MLKDYLVTAHQALECKQEIYNIKQERLALAQDEFQHLNDALHGWRSSTSLCSSSSTASTKYDPDLLKAEVATARTRVGRLKREVDQMRSELYYKQKGVDTLQAVEAKMVDGHGNYQRDEAQAIMEELRAIQKNLTLREKEKADLMQSLARLKELFRGSAENLQASSCSLNLYDSSSSLAARSNTASQTDVTGESFQSLGAKLAERARLRLQYDEAKRRVARLQTDLSEIDDQVLPGVADCDKDRLLLISEKEKLLKELKSVNPRKRTEEDREKLADKKRHLEEELNNAKEMSNRVISDRLKLQEKRNTLLQQLQEATRLLTYLETQIKSISTSTLSISSGSSRGSLSNASSRGSLSAASSKGSLSSLSFTDIYGAPQNDISFRDLNQKVEGLLQGGFIERFRTSISPIHENQVSGASSTDTPISQGPTLQINSKPNDTPKSLTSLSPRSSLSSLSPPGSPSGADNGATDLFPAVGGEFDQSQVEAKLAELRLMESQANLENASNGNSCPNTNTDSSRTVGCSTDLELDFSRPMDINNIINSPLSPISEGIAGVDFPESEESAHLSAGNPRSVSAAISDESVAGDSGVFEASTKRPGEIDEVFCDNEINLESAQVQVGLKYDFTEGQLSIRVEQIRNLSALNVEQGNQICVRAALLPCPPNANFTFATKSTSDLANPVFNELFSLPVMENTLYTKTLQMHIWALGSDQEEDCLGCAQISLADFDATCGPAGTVRWYNLLNFKFLQCESRKCSGGSLSDCPQTSTPVILEEPAEQSDSVGSEVSRPHPTIAEEDAVAATQEQDNSLHRSSPLQIIEEVLQAGLDDTLTPRGGSDTPTPQDCKRFTQEENSPSRETDTPTPGSQAQMGTQPTLDDIIMCDKETNTEQLLSPDDAVHKGRAKRSDPLRNSTIVRSKTFSPGNRVNKQSGQYVCKLNRSDSDSSMPQYKKGPFIRNSMERRSMRWKKNMQQAASKAQKDKSSKRTSLDLELDLQAFRTKQAQIEEEIVRLKEIKQRLEEHQTRGDGRLPNWVSENELMQRLLVDAEKQLARRMGECAEEERKRQEFLKRANKEMARLRKQSSKDQPEKASFREKMAFFTSVNINVPLPTLPADDV is encoded by the exons ATGCTTAAGGACTACCTGGTCACCGCGCATCAGGCGCTGGAG TGTAAGCAAGAAATCTACAACATCAAGCAAGAAAGATTGGCGCTGGCACAAGATGAG TTCCAGCACCTGAATGACGCTCTCCATGGCTGGAGGTCAAGTACAAGCT TGTGTTCCTCCTCATCGACAGCCAGCACCAAGTATGACCCTGACCTGCTCAAGGCAGAGGTGGCCACAGCCAGAACACGG GTTGGGAGACTCAAACGAGAGGTGGACCAGATGCGGTCGGAGCTGTACTACAAACAGAAGGGGGTGGACACACTACAAGC AGTTGAAGCAAAGATGGTGGACGGACACGGTAACTACCAGCGCGACGAGGCGCAGGCGATCATGGAGGAGCTGCGAGCGATCCAGAAGAACCTGACTCTGCGGGAGAAGGAGAAGGCGGACCTGATGCAGTCCTTGGCACGTCTGAAGGAGCTGTTCCGGGGCAGCGCTGAGAACCTGCAGGCCAGCAGCTGTTCCCTGAACCTGTACGACAGCAGCAGCTCGCTCGCCGCCAGGTCCAACACAGCGTCGCAGACAGACGTCACAGGAGAG TCATTCCAGTCACTTGGTGCCAAGCTAGCAGAGAGAGCACGGCTCAGGCTACAGTACGATGAAGCCAAGAGAAG AGTCGCTAGATTACAAACGGACCTGTCAGAGATCGACGACCAGGTGTTACCGGGCGTCGCCGACTGTGACAAGGACCGGCTGCTGCTCATCTCCGAGAAGGAGAAGCTCCTGAAGGAGCTGAAGAGTGTCAACCCTCGGAAAAGGACCGAGGAGGACCGGGAAAAGCTGGCGGATAAGAAGCGCCACCTAGAGGAGGAACTGAACAATGCAAAGGAGATGTCAAACAGGGTCATATCTGATAG GTTAAAGTTACAAGAGAAGAGGAACACTCTATTGCAGCAGCTGCAGGAAGCCACAAGACTGCTCACTTACCTGGAAACACAGATCAAGAG CATTTCAACAAGTACGCTGTCCATTTCCTCGGGATCGTCCAGAGGGTCCTTAAGTAACGCGTCCAGTCGAGGTTCCCTCTCTGCCGCGTCCAGTAAAGGCTCGCTGAGCTCCCTCAGTTTCACCGACATCTACGGAGCTCCGCAGAACGATATCAGCTTCAGAGACCTCAACCAAAAG GTGGAGGGTCTGTTACAAGGAGGATTTATCGAGAGATTCCGAACATCGATTTCCCCCATTCATGAGAACCAGGTGTCTGGAGCCTCCTCCACGGACACACCCATTTCCCAGGGACCAACTCTTCAAATTAATAGCAAACCAAACGACACGCCCAAGTCGTTGACCTCGTTATCACCGCGTTCCTCGTTATCTTCCCTCTCGCCGCCTGGGTCTCCCTCCGGAGCGGACAACGGCGCGACAGACTTGTTTCCTGCGGTGGGCGGGGAGTTCGACCAATCGCAGGTGGAAGCTAAGCTTGCGGAACTCAGACTGATGGAGTCTCAGGCAAACTTGGAAAACGCGTCAAACGGGAACAGTTGCCCGAACACGAACACAGACTCCTCGAGAACTGTCGGGTGCAGCACAGACTTGGAACTGGACTTCTCGCGACCCATGGACATTAACAACATTATCAACAGTCCCTTGAGTCCTATTAGTGAGGGTATAGCAG GTGTGGACTTCCCGGAGTCAGAGGAGTCCGCCCACCTGTCCGCAGGAAATCCTCGCAGCGTCTCCGCTGCCATCTCGGACGAGTCTGTCGCTGGCGACAGCGGTGTCTTTGAGGCTTCCACGAAAAG GCCGGGAGAGATTGACGAGGTGTTCTGTGACAATGAGATTAACCTAGAATCAGCACAAGTACAAGTAGGACTCAAGTACGACTTCACAGAAGGCCAGTTAAGCATCAGAGTGGAACAGATCCGTAACCTCTCAGCATTAAACGTGGAGCAGGGCAACCAGAT TTGTGTCCGTGCGGCCCTGCTGCCCTGCCCACCCAACGCCAACTTCACCTTTGCCACCAAGTCAACCTCTGACCTTGCCAACCCTGTGTTTAACGAGCTGTTCTCGCTGCCCGTGATGGAGAACACGCTCTACACCAAGACGCTGCAGATGCACATCTGGGCTCTCGGCAGCGATCAGGAAGAGGACTGTCTG GGCTGTGCCCAGATCAGCCTGGCAGACTTTGATGCCACGTGCGGACCGGCGGGCACGGTACGGTGGTACAACCTCCTCAACTTCAAGTTCCTGCAGTGCGAGAGCCGCAAGTGCAGCGGGGGGTCCCTGTCCGACTGTCCGCAGACCTCCACTCCCGTG ATTCTGGAGGAGCCAGCTGAGCAGTCGGACTCGGTCGGTAGTGAAGTGAGCAGGCCTCACCCCACCATCGCAGAGGAGGACGCCGTGGCAGCCACACAGGAACAGGACAACTCCCTGCACAGAAGCTCCCCCTTGCAGATCATCGAGGAAGTGCTGCAGGCTGGTTTAGACGACACACTCACCCCCAGGGGAGGCAGCGACACACCGACACCGCAGGACTGTAAGAGGTTCACTCAGGAGGAGAATTCCCCGTCGCGGGAAACAGACACGCCAACGCCGGGCAGCCAGGCGCAGATGGGGACCCAGCCCACGTTAGACGATATTATAATGTGTGATAAG GAGACCAACACAGAACAGCTGCTGTCCCCAGACGATGCTGTCCACAAAGGCAGGGCCAAGCGCAGCGACCCGCTGAGGAACAGCACGATCGTCCGCTCCAAAACATTCTCACCTGGCAACCGCGTCAACAAACAGTCAGGGCAGTATGTCTGCAAG TTGAACCGCAGCGACAGTGACAGCTCCATGCCGCAGTACAAAAAGGGGCCGTTTATCCGCAACTCCATGGAGAGAAGAAGCATGaggtggaagaaaaacatg CAACAAGCTGCATCAAAGGCCCAGAAGGACAAGAGCAGCAAGAGGACGTCCTTAGACCTGGAGCTGGACCTGCAGGCCTTCCGCACCAAGCAG gCTCAGATTGAGGAGGAGATTGTGCGTCTTAAGGAGATCAAACAGCGTCTGGAGGAGCACCAGACCCGCGGGGACGGGCGGCTGCCCAACTGGGTCAGCGAGAACGAGCTCATGCAGAGACTTCTGGTGGACGCCGAGAAACAG CTGGCCCGGAGAATGGGGGAGTGCGCAGAAGAGGAAAGGAAGAGACAGGAGTTCTTGAAACGAGCCAATAAGGAGATGGCGCGCCTCCGCAAACAGAGCAGCAAGGACCAGCCTGAGAAGGCTTCCTTCAG GGAGAAGATGGCATTCTTCACATCAGTCAACATTAACGTGCCACTGCCAACCTTGCCGGCTGATGACGTTTGA